A section of the Candidatus Latescibacterota bacterium genome encodes:
- a CDS encoding bifunctional metallophosphatase/5'-nucleotidase: MPLQRPLRRLALALGLWLGLGLGAPLRAEEPAGEPDLVIVHTNDLHAHYRSFPDRQGALSGGFARLAWRIGQLRERYGDRLLYLDAGDLFVGTPFYHVYRGALGMALLDRMGCDAMALGNHELDDGSVNFLRAAVGARFPRLCANLDLPDGTPFLPASTLLTAGPWRVEVVGLITRSLPELSAEAMRGELLVQPPAEALADWLAAPRPAADLRVALSHCGLGEDREIAAAVPAVPVILGGHSHSFLKDPERVGDVTVCQTGCYGYNLGVLECRRRPDGSWDLRDRLEPVTADWPEDPAIAALIAEAGVPVDREMKTVLGLLPEAFDGAGKSDGADPLGQLLAELMRRAAGADLGLQNVGGYRTFLPAGPVLREKLFELLPFDNRVLRLHMDGNALRALFDRLADNRGGYRYAQVSGADYTVADSLALSIRVGGEPLVPDRDYTLATLDFLFGGGDGYGEILHLASQVDTLDVVARDLLEEALLRGEQPRPSDFPANVHVED, encoded by the coding sequence ATGCCCCTCCAGCGCCCCCTCCGCCGCCTCGCCCTCGCGCTCGGACTCTGGCTCGGGCTCGGCCTCGGTGCGCCGCTTCGCGCCGAGGAGCCGGCGGGCGAGCCCGATCTCGTGATCGTCCACACCAACGATCTCCACGCCCACTACCGCAGCTTCCCCGACCGCCAGGGCGCGCTCAGCGGCGGCTTCGCCCGGCTCGCCTGGCGCATCGGGCAGCTGCGCGAGCGCTACGGCGACCGGCTGCTCTATCTCGACGCCGGCGACCTCTTCGTGGGCACGCCGTTCTACCACGTCTACCGCGGCGCGCTGGGCATGGCCCTGCTAGACCGCATGGGCTGCGACGCCATGGCCCTGGGCAATCACGAGCTGGACGACGGGAGCGTCAACTTCCTGCGCGCCGCCGTGGGCGCGCGCTTCCCCCGCCTCTGCGCCAACCTCGACCTGCCCGACGGCACGCCGTTCCTGCCCGCCAGCACGCTGCTCACGGCGGGCCCGTGGCGCGTGGAGGTCGTGGGACTGATCACCCGCTCGCTGCCCGAACTCAGCGCCGAGGCGATGCGCGGGGAGCTCCTGGTCCAGCCGCCGGCGGAGGCCCTGGCCGACTGGCTCGCGGCCCCACGGCCCGCCGCCGACCTGCGCGTGGCGCTCAGCCACTGCGGACTCGGCGAGGATCGCGAGATCGCCGCCGCCGTCCCCGCGGTGCCGGTGATCCTCGGCGGGCACAGCCACAGCTTTCTGAAGGACCCGGAGCGGGTGGGCGACGTCACCGTCTGCCAGACCGGCTGCTACGGCTACAACCTGGGCGTGCTCGAGTGCCGGCGCCGGCCCGACGGCAGCTGGGACCTCCGCGATCGCCTCGAACCGGTCACGGCCGACTGGCCAGAGGACCCGGCGATCGCGGCGCTGATCGCCGAGGCCGGCGTGCCCGTGGACCGGGAGATGAAGACCGTGCTCGGCCTGCTGCCGGAGGCCTTCGACGGCGCCGGCAAGAGCGATGGCGCCGACCCCCTCGGCCAGCTCCTGGCCGAGCTGATGCGCCGTGCGGCGGGCGCCGACCTCGGCCTGCAGAACGTCGGCGGCTACCGCACCTTCCTGCCCGCCGGTCCGGTGCTGCGCGAGAAGCTCTTCGAGCTGCTGCCCTTCGACAACCGGGTGCTGCGTCTGCACATGGACGGCAACGCCCTGCGCGCGCTCTTCGACCGCCTGGCCGACAACCGCGGCGGCTATCGCTACGCGCAGGTCAGCGGCGCGGACTACACGGTGGCGGACAGCCTCGCGCTCTCCATCCGCGTGGGCGGCGAGCCGCTGGTCCCGGATCGCGACTACACCCTCGCCACGCTCGACTTCCTCTTCGGCGGCGGCGACGGCTACGGCGAGATCCTCCATCTCGCCAGCCAGGTGGACACGCTCGACGTGGTCGCCCGCGACCTGCTCGAGGAGGCCCTGCTGCGGGGCGAGCAGCCGCGCCCGAGCGACTTCCCCGCGAACGTCCACGTCGAGGACTGA